Within Trichoderma atroviride chromosome 2, complete sequence, the genomic segment GAGGCAGTTGCAAAGTCACTAAGGCGGGCTGTAAGTAGCTCAAACACATTTGGAGGATTCTGAGCGTCCGGATATGtgagcatcttcttcattaCACCCTTCGAGGCGCTAAAAGGCTCTAGATCTAAAGACTCAGCGCCAATGAGATAGGGCGGCATTGCGCTTTGGACAAGCATTGCAATGGAAGGCTCAAAGCCTCGATCTCCTTTCCAGTCTTTCATGGATTTTCCTCTTCGAAAGTGGTCGGCTAGATGATCATTGCGGTCCGTCCAAAGGGAAAAGGTCTCTCCGCAAAAGCCGCAGCGTGATTTCACATGAGAAAGTTTCGAGCTCCAAGCATTCATCGAGAGTGTCATTTTATCGATGCTGTGCGCAAGACGCAAGTGTTGGTGAAGGTGATCTTTCCTGAGGAAACTTCTCAACGAGGTAGGTTTCGCTATGCAGTCAGATATACGATGAGACCGAAGGTGATCATCGGAGGGGTCGCATTCGTCACAGAGAGAGCATTTGGGAGAgccatctccaagatccCATCTTTTCGGCCCGGTTGGGAGACATGTCCATTGTTCAAGCGCTAAATGGAGCGTTGCCTCGTGTCTCGTCCAGTCATATCTTGTTTTGAAGGCATCCGTACAGAAAGTACATTGATAGATCCGGGAGCTTTTATCCTCGGCTATCCTATTGCACACTCTATGTTGTGTTTTGGAGCGCTCATTTTGTGATTGGTGGTGATTTGAAATGTCGGGATGCTCAGAGTAAGAAGACCAGCTACTTGAGGGGCGTGAAGTAATGGAATCTCGTGAATTATTGGTACCGGCTTGAAGCTTTGCAGATATGTCGCTTTGAGAGCGCGATTTGGTCAAGGTGCCTCTAGAAGCTGCCGATGGGGGAGCACCTAGCGAGGCAGACCGTCGTACTCTGGGTAATGAAGAGCTTAAGTGACTCTCACTGCTGCATTGTTTATCGTGTGATCGCCCTTCGCTTCTCCGCCTTGCATTCACAAACCATTGTGATACTTGGCGAACGCTTAGCCCAGATTTACGACTAAGCTCTTGCTTTTCCTCAACGCTCGGATAGGGCCAGGCAGAGTTGAGAGCATGCCACTTTTTCAGCACATGCGTGGAGTTCCACGAATGCCTGGTTGTTGGCTTTGTCAGGTTGTCCGATGACTCATTCTGCGGTATATCCATAGCGGAAGTATTATACTGCGTGGCCGTCGCTAATATAAATCTTGCTCTATATCTCTTTGGTCAAGATATAGTATAAGGCATCGTAGGAAGCGGGGGAGCTTCTTCCTATTCCGAATCGTCCCTGAGCTGAGCGCCTGTTGAAGAGTCCGAAAGAAAGTTGGTTGACGTAGACGCTAAGGGTCAGTTAGCGCGGATGAAGCCCAGTGAATAAAGAAGTCACCCGCATGAAGATGGGCCGACAAACTCCGAATTCTCGATCTTGATAATGTTGACGCCACGAATATAACAAGTAGGGATTTGCTTCCAGGGGGTTACGATTGTGGATTAATAACGAATGACAAAGAAGAACGGAGTTAACGCTTTGCTTATTTACTCATCATATCAGCTTCTCCCAATCACTGGACTTCATCATGTCGCTTCAGCCTTTGAATTGTTTCCCTGTTTATTAGCCGAGGTATAATCTAATTGGCTCACCGCAATTCGCTGTTTTAATAATCCAAGAATTGTTGTGCTTATATCTAGGATTGCGAAAAGTTATGAATCATACTCCTCGCAGTTACAAATGCTACCTAGTCAACCAGTATTCGTAAGTCACTGCAATGCTATTTTTTAGCAGCTCCGCTATTACGAAATGCTTCAACACCGGTTCCTGATACGAAATATGGGATACAAAGTACAAGATACTAAACGTTGGCTTGACGGTCCAGctagttatatatatgtaGCACTGTATTTGATATCTAATCAACAAACCAAATCTGCTCGCTCGATGTTTCTTCCATGGTAATAGTGTGGGAAAAGATTTTGGGAATGTATGCCCACATATACTCATCCACGTCGGCGCCAATGGTATTCTTGATAGTCTCAACCAGCTCTGGGTTGGAACCTAAGGCTTCTGCTACCacttctctcatcttcgttTTGATCTTGCTCATGCAATTGTTCCACTCTTCACTATCACGATCCGTGATCGCCAATAGGTTAGAAGTTTCCTGATATGCTGCCACGATAGAAGCCAAGTCTCCAAAAATTGTCATCATTCGTACTTCTTCCTCACTGAGAAGAGACATGATAACCGTCCTTGTTCTGTGGACTTTTAGGCCAGCGTTGAGTTCTTCCGAATTAATCGAGCTGTGTTCAAAGTCTTCCGGAATATTTTCTATGAGCGCCATGCACGCTACtaagatattattattccTTGATCTTTCATCGTAGATTAGGACGCTTTTCCCAGAGTCGATTTCTCTGCAAAGAGGGTCATTTTGCTCTCTATCAAAAGCTGTCCTCTCATCATCAGTCCATGATGATAGCTTTTTGCTACGATACCAATCATTTATTCGGTACCACTTGCCGCTTTCTTCGTGACGAATGATGATCTGATCTTCCGAGGCATTAATTGCTCCAGGCCATGGATGTAATGAGAGATCAGCAGCTAGCGGGTGAGGAACAAGACGACATCCTGGGAAGGCCACTTTCAAACCTAGAGGTGTCGGAATACCTAGGGTATCGGGGGCACAAACAAGACGCAGCATGCGCTCGTCGAACCCTATCGTTGAGTCTTTGACAGACGATCCCAGTAGACTACGAGGAgcccatcgccatccatgTGTGCTCAACACTTCGTCTGCATAAAATATGAGCCGCGGTGGAAGGCCGCCATGTAACTTGCTCAGGAGTTCCCAGGTGCGAATCATTCGAGATTCGGCGTCGGAGGTAGCAGCAATGTACTTCGTATCAAGAGACATCAAAGTAGAGATACAGAGTGGTTCATCAGACACTACTGATACTGTGCGGAACTGCAATGCTCGTTGAAGAGTGAGGAGTTGCGGTCTAGCAGCCTCCGCTTCTCCATTCTCGGAACGAAAGCCTTGAAGTTCATTATACTGCGGCGGGAGACTATCAGATGGGATCTCTCAGATGTTTCTAAAACAACGATAAGATACTTACTGCATTTATTACATCTTGCCATATCCGCATATATCGCGGATCACTTTTACCAGCGGCAAAAAGCTGAACAAGCAAATCGAAGCCTCTGACTGCATTATCCGCGAATTGTATGAATAGACTCCTTGGGAGCGTACCCTCTATTCAAGAGGTCTGAAGTTAGCAAAACTAGCATCGAAAGCTTTCAAATACTACACAATAATACCTTGAAGGGTCCATAGCCGTCTCATCCAAGGGGAGGCACAATATATCCGCAATAATAACTCAGCACTATGCGTGTCTTGAGAATTTAATCCAGTCAACGTAGCATCCAACACAAGGACATGAGCTGCATTTCTATACACACCAGCAATCCTTTCAAGTGCAATCAATTTACCTTCAAGCTCAATAGGGCAGCAAAGAGTGTCAATCCAGATTCGGTATTGAGTCTTGTACTCTGTTTGTCCCACTTTTACTTGATCTTGCAGCGATGCTATTAATTGAGCTACTCGTTTTACTTGGCACCTTGGAAGAGAGTTTGCCCTTGGATTTCCCAGTCCATTGGCCCAGACCTATTACATCTCGTCAGCTTGCCATCGTTGGGCGTTTATGAATGATTGTGCTTACGTGCGAGAGCGCAACATAGGGGACGCCTGGCTCATATGGTTCAACCACCAGCTCGAAGCTGTCCAACTCGTCTTCTATTTGATCAAAGCGGAGGATAGGATAAGTATCAGTGCTGTGAAGAATGAGAGAGGTTGCTCTTTCATCAATAGTTAGGAGAGGACAACTGCAGTCATCTGACATGTGCGAGGGTTGATAGGTCTCAATGTCCATCTGGAAAGCTGTGCACAGATGGCGCGTACAGCTTGAGTGATCTTGGTTGGCATTCGACTTCTGTAGCTGTGAAATGTGGTGCATAGTTTGCAACCCTTGAAACTGAGATCGAATCTTCTCCGTCTCGCTCGGGCACCACCCCCTCTGAAGCATCTCTTTCTCTATGGTGCCCCCTGATTTCATGTAATTTTGATGCCAGCTGAACGCTAAGTTGGGGACTTCGATTTTGGGATTTGACTGTCCCACCACACTTGCTAAGCCAGTGGAAAAATATTCTCCAAGGGCGCATATCGAATATCGCACGGTTTCATCCAGATTCAAGGCAGAAGGAATCATGAAATTGGTGTAACGAAGGCAGTCGCATATGTATATGAGCCTCTCTCGTAGATTAGGCGCAAACTTTTGTCTTTCCGCAATAACCTGGGCTGAGTTTAGCACCTCTTTGGCACTGATATACTGCTTGCTATCATCGTGGCTAATATAGACTGTGCTTGCATATAGATTGCGAatctcttcagcagcaacagtaCTTTCAACAAGGTGAACACCGGTGCTGATCTCATTCAGACCCAACATTTCAGCCAGTAGCCCAAACCAGAGCCAGGTCTGCAGAAACGGCTGTATCTCCTCTTTGGGCGTGGGATAGAGCATTTCATGGTATGGCTCAGGAAAGGTACCCGGTCCTAGAAAATGCCGGAGATGTGGAGGAATCAGCCCGACCTTGCCTTTCCGGATTGGATAAGTTTTGAACGGCCCTCCATCCCAAAGTTCATCACAAACATACGGCGTCTTTCGGGGAGGGGTTGCTGGGGATGCTGGCTCGCATAATAGATCCATGAATTTAGGGGTGAGTGCTGTAGTAGGTAGTGGCAAGTAACAGGGCGTGCTGGAGAAAGGTTGATGCACAGACAAGAGTCATAGAAGTACTGAAGACAGAAGTTACAAGAGACACAAACTGGCCACATGCATATGTTAGTATCTTGATGCTGTGACTTGCGGGGATTTTTTGTAGCCCCGTGCACTATGCCATCCCACGCTTAGTAAGAACGGCCTTTGTATCTCTCTGCGCTGGGATAATAAGACCAGAGTATTCGCAGTCATGTTTTCAAGATGCAGTCATAGCAAAAGCTCTGTAAAacaatttcttctttaaaTGAGGATTCGATTGTCATTCTTGGAGGCTGCTAGGGGGAGGAGCGCACTGTTGGCTGATTTGGACCGTTGGCTGCTAGAATGGGGTGAAAGGTGGTGCATCTTTGTAGCTAATGCACAATTTAAGACTGACCAGCCTACAAATGTCTGGTTTGAGCAATTACTCTACTAGATTTGATCATTACTCTGCTGAAATAAATAACATATTCATACGGGTCATATACCTTGGCATGTCGAGTTATGGATATCCGTATTAGGCAAGACGTACCCCGGCCACATAGCCGTGCTCTCGGACTAATAACAGGGGCCTGGCAGCAACACATCGAGCAGCCTTTGGCATGATTGTGGAGATTGGAAGATTGGTCTTTTTTTATCCGAATATAAAGGTAAATATTCGAACCCGGTTCTAAGACACTTGGGAAGACTGTAGAATTGCACAGTGGTATGTTGGCTCAATTGATTCACCTTGAACCTGCCCAGTTAATTCCTTCTCTGATGTTCTGAACTGGCCATGCTCTTTCGTTTGGCGTTTGCTGATCAGAGTAGCCGTAAAATGGCCACAATACCAATCATTAAAACGATGCATCCCTGATGTTTCTAAACAGGGGCTGAATAGAACCAAGTGTATTATCCTCTAGCTGCCTAACTGCAATATAATCTCTAATTACTCATTATTTTTTGGAATCATTTAATGTACATTAAAGCAGCGCGTAATGTATTGCAATCTCACAAACGATAGAAGTACAGTCTTTGGCACAAGACTAATTGTAAAATACTGATAACTAATATTATGGCATCCCCGACATCTTTAGGCAGGGGCTCGGCAGATGCCGATGTATCATCTTTCAGCTGCTCGGCCGTAATGCATTCCTAAATTACTAATTGGTATGGAATCATTCAGCGTATCTTTATGTACTGTGTGATTTGTTGAGATATTGCAATTTTAAAGATGGCAGAGGTACAGCCTCTAAAATAACATATAAGG encodes:
- a CDS encoding uncharacterized protein (EggNog:ENOG41), which produces MDLLCEPASPATPPRKTPYVCDELWDGGPFKTYPIRKGKVGLIPPHLRHFLGPGTFPEPYHEMLYPTPKEEIQPFLQTWLWFGLLAEMLGLNEISTGVHLVESTVAAEEIRNLYASTVYISHDDSKQYISAKEVLNSAQVIAERQKFAPNLRERLIYICDCLRYTNFMIPSALNLDETVRYSICALGEYFSTGLASVVGQSNPKIEVPNLAFSWHQNYMKSGGTIEKEMLQRGWCPSETEKIRSQFQGLQTMHHISQLQKSNANQDHSSCTRHLCTAFQMDIETYQPSHMSDDCSCPLLTIDERATSLILHSTDTYPILRFDQIEDELDSFELVVEPYEPGVPYVALSHVWANGLGNPRANSLPRCQVKRVAQLIASLQDQVKVGQTEYKTQYRIWIDTLCCPIELEGKLIALERIAGVYRNAAHVLVLDATLTGLNSQDTHSAELLLRIYCASPWMRRLWTLQEGTLPRSLFIQFADNAVRGFDLLVQLFAAGKSDPRYMRIWQDVINAYNELQGFRSENGEAEAARPQLLTLQRALQFRTVSVVSDEPLCISTLMSLDTKYIAATSDAESRMIRTWELLSKLHGGLPPRLIFYADEVLSTHGWRWAPRSLLGSSVKDSTIGFDERMLRLVCAPDTLGIPTPLGLKVAFPGCRLVPHPLAADLSLHPWPGAINASEDQIIIRHEESGKWYRINDWYRSKKLSSWTDDERTAFDREQNDPLCREIDSGKSVLIYDERSRNNNILVACMALIENIPEDFEHSSINSEELNAGLKVHRTRTVIMSLLSEEEVRMMTIFGDLASIVAAYQETSNLLAITDRDSEEWNNCMSKIKTKMREVVAEALGSNPELVETIKNTIGADVDEYMWAYIPKIFSHTITMEETSSEQIWFVD